One part of the Armatimonas rosea genome encodes these proteins:
- a CDS encoding DUF488 family protein, which yields MTIGYEGLSLEEFFGLLREGRVERIVDVRQMPLSRKKGFSKNSLREAACARGFEYIHLSAFGCPKSIRDTYKADGDWARYTRSFLAYLVTQQEPLQHLAQIASSKRCCLLCFEADPDTCHRLFVAEHAARSSGGRLRVHHLGAAFTAPALAA from the coding sequence ATGACGATTGGGTATGAGGGCTTGAGCCTGGAGGAGTTTTTCGGGCTCCTGCGCGAAGGCCGCGTGGAGCGGATTGTAGATGTGCGGCAGATGCCTCTCTCTCGAAAGAAGGGTTTCTCGAAGAACTCGCTCCGCGAAGCAGCTTGTGCGCGTGGCTTTGAGTATATTCATCTCTCCGCGTTTGGCTGCCCCAAGTCCATTCGGGACACTTACAAAGCGGATGGTGACTGGGCCCGCTACACGCGTTCATTTCTTGCCTATCTGGTGACTCAGCAGGAGCCTCTGCAGCACCTTGCCCAAATTGCGAGTAGTAAGCGCTGTTGCTTGCTTTGCTTTGAAGCCGATCCTGATACCTGCCACCGGCTCTTTGTTGCCGAGCACGCAGCTCGCAGTTCTGGTGGGCGGCTTCGTGTGCATCACTTGGGGGCTGCTTTTACAGCTCCAGCACTAGCGGCGTAG
- a CDS encoding DUF4365 domain-containing protein: MNLSLMQNQWQEQFSYAYLRAVAAAAGFQVTKPEMDFCKIDLEISAIDEHLHDALPKLTLQVKCDSDFKFQNNALVYSLDIDTYQRLRSNRTLHPRILVVVTVPRDQGAWVSQTEDELIMRHCAYWKSLEGEPASTNTTAQTVYLPRAQIFDVASLSYLMGRLNQGQRP; encoded by the coding sequence GTGAATTTAAGCCTGATGCAAAACCAGTGGCAGGAACAGTTCAGCTATGCGTACCTCCGCGCGGTCGCGGCGGCGGCGGGGTTTCAGGTGACCAAACCGGAGATGGACTTCTGCAAAATTGACCTTGAAATATCGGCCATAGATGAACACTTACATGATGCACTTCCAAAACTCACGCTGCAAGTTAAGTGTGATAGCGACTTTAAGTTTCAGAATAATGCTTTGGTCTACTCGCTCGACATTGATACTTACCAGAGGCTACGGAGCAACAGAACTCTCCACCCTCGTATCCTGGTTGTTGTCACTGTCCCAAGAGACCAAGGAGCCTGGGTGTCACAAACCGAGGATGAGCTAATCATGCGACATTGTGCGTACTGGAAATCTTTAGAAGGGGAACCCGCGAGCACCAATACGACTGCCCAGACAGTCTACCTACCACGCGCTCAGATTTTCGATGTGGCTTCATTGAGCTACCTGATGGGACGTCTAAACCAAGGTCAGCGCCCATGA
- a CDS encoding restriction endonuclease subunit S has protein sequence MSNKTTIGDYVTLQRGTTYKGMLVGKPGPALLGLGSIQPGGGFRESDYKTYGGDCPPKLMLTPGDLFVSLKGATKDGEMIGSVARVPVTVPSGRLTQDTVKLEFSDADKETVSYIYWILRTPQYRSYCAGHATGSAVVALSRGDFLSYPVPPLTEANRQIVELLEAIEGKVTLNRQMNETLEEMARTLFRSWFVDFDPVHAKAESRQPEGMDAEMAALFPSEFVESELGMIPKGWEVRSLDKIAEFLNGLALQKYPPREDTTDLPVIKIAQLRKGDSEGSDKANCDVPSAYVVQDGDVLFSWSGSLEVAVWCGGQGALNQHLFKVTSAEFPKWFYLSWVQYHLPEFQSIAASKATTMGHIQRHHLADAKVIVPESAVVKAADGMIAPIIDQIIQNNLEAKQLHELRDGLLPKLISGEIRLPEDMIAEFASGAESA, from the coding sequence ATGAGTAATAAGACTACGATCGGCGACTACGTTACCCTTCAGCGTGGAACAACGTACAAAGGAATGTTGGTAGGAAAGCCAGGCCCTGCCTTACTAGGGCTCGGCTCAATTCAGCCCGGAGGTGGGTTTAGGGAATCTGACTACAAGACCTACGGAGGAGACTGTCCGCCGAAACTCATGCTCACCCCTGGCGATCTCTTTGTATCGCTCAAAGGAGCAACGAAAGACGGAGAGATGATCGGATCGGTGGCACGTGTACCGGTCACGGTTCCATCCGGTCGTCTAACTCAAGACACCGTAAAACTCGAGTTCAGTGATGCGGATAAGGAGACAGTGAGCTACATTTACTGGATTCTCCGCACACCACAGTACCGGAGCTATTGTGCTGGCCATGCGACGGGCAGTGCGGTAGTGGCACTCAGTCGTGGTGATTTCCTCAGCTATCCCGTGCCGCCTCTAACGGAGGCAAATAGGCAAATCGTTGAGCTACTGGAAGCAATTGAGGGGAAGGTTACACTCAACCGTCAGATGAACGAGACGCTGGAGGAGATGGCCCGCACTCTCTTCCGCTCTTGGTTCGTGGACTTCGATCCCGTTCACGCCAAAGCCGAAAGCCGCCAGCCCGAGGGGATGGACGCAGAGATGGCGGCGCTGTTTCCCTCGGAGTTCGTGGAGTCTGAGCTGGGGATGATTCCGAAAGGATGGGAGGTGCGCTCCCTCGATAAAATCGCGGAGTTTCTCAATGGGCTTGCGCTCCAAAAATACCCACCGCGTGAAGACACCACCGATCTTCCTGTGATTAAGATTGCCCAGCTCAGGAAGGGAGATAGTGAGGGTAGCGATAAGGCCAACTGTGATGTACCTAGCGCCTATGTTGTTCAAGATGGCGATGTGCTTTTCTCTTGGTCAGGCAGTCTTGAAGTCGCCGTTTGGTGTGGGGGACAGGGAGCTTTGAATCAGCACCTGTTCAAAGTAACGTCAGCCGAGTTTCCAAAATGGTTTTATCTGAGCTGGGTGCAATACCATCTGCCAGAGTTCCAAAGTATTGCTGCCTCAAAAGCAACTACAATGGGGCATATTCAACGACACCACTTGGCGGACGCAAAGGTTATTGTCCCAGAATCGGCGGTAGTGAAAGCGGCGGATGGGATGATTGCTCCAATCATAGATCAGATTATCCAGAACAATCTGGAGGCAAAGCAGCTCCACGAACTCCGTGATGGCCTACTCCCTAAGCTCATCTCTGGGGAGATTAGACTTCCTGAGGACATGATCGCGGAGTTTGCATCGGGAGCGGAGAGCGCCTGA
- a CDS encoding HsdM family class I SAM-dependent methyltransferase, with protein MLSEAEVQAWTPRKYGNKERSAPSLETVLWLAADKLRGSMDAAEYKHVVLGLVFLRHTSEAFERRHAVLLAEAANPESDLYVKDEASRSYVAEERDEYSSEGIFWVPQEARWSFIASKARLPEIGEVIDGAMVALERENPSLTGVLPKDYARPALDKRRLGEMVDLIGNIGQDDAEGKGKRGDLIGWAYEYFLGRFASAEGKRGGEFYTPAPVVRLLVEMLQPFKGRIYDPCCGSGGMFVQSEKFLESHGGKLGDISVYGQEMNATTWKLAKMNLAIRHIENNLGPTHADTFHQDLHPDLKADFILANPPFNISDWGGEHLKDDKRWKYGIPPTGNANYAWIQHMVAHLSPKGKAGFVLANGSMSSNSGGEGEIRKALIEADLVDCIVALPGQLFFTTQIPVCLWFLSRKKKFPRETLFVDARKLGRMENRTLKTLDDADIEKIAKTYHAWQEDSEDYNNEPGFCFSATIEEMEKQGFVLTPGRYVGAAEEEVDENAEPFDAKMQRLAGKLTEQFAKSDQLEATIQENLRRMGYAK; from the coding sequence ATGCTCTCTGAGGCTGAGGTGCAAGCCTGGACGCCTCGAAAATACGGCAACAAGGAGCGCTCTGCCCCCTCGCTGGAGACCGTGCTCTGGCTCGCGGCGGACAAGCTGCGCGGGAGCATGGACGCCGCTGAGTACAAGCATGTCGTGCTGGGGCTGGTCTTTCTACGCCACACCTCCGAGGCGTTCGAGCGCCGCCACGCGGTGCTGCTGGCAGAAGCTGCCAACCCGGAGAGCGATCTGTATGTGAAGGACGAGGCCAGCCGCTCCTACGTCGCCGAGGAGCGCGACGAGTACAGCTCTGAGGGGATCTTCTGGGTGCCGCAGGAGGCGCGCTGGAGCTTCATTGCCAGCAAAGCACGACTACCTGAAATCGGGGAAGTGATCGACGGGGCGATGGTGGCTCTGGAGCGTGAGAACCCAAGCCTTACGGGAGTGCTCCCCAAGGACTACGCCCGGCCCGCGCTAGACAAGCGCCGTCTTGGGGAGATGGTGGACCTGATCGGCAACATCGGCCAGGACGACGCCGAGGGCAAGGGCAAGCGCGGTGACCTGATCGGGTGGGCCTACGAGTATTTCCTCGGGCGCTTTGCCTCGGCTGAAGGTAAGCGTGGTGGTGAGTTCTACACGCCTGCTCCTGTCGTGCGCCTGCTGGTGGAGATGCTCCAGCCCTTCAAGGGGCGCATCTACGACCCTTGTTGCGGCTCAGGCGGAATGTTTGTGCAGAGCGAGAAGTTCCTGGAGAGCCACGGCGGGAAGCTGGGCGACATCTCGGTCTACGGTCAGGAGATGAACGCAACCACCTGGAAGCTTGCCAAGATGAACCTGGCGATCCGGCACATCGAGAACAACCTGGGGCCAACCCATGCCGACACGTTCCACCAGGACCTGCACCCCGATCTCAAGGCGGACTTTATTCTCGCCAATCCGCCCTTCAATATCTCCGACTGGGGTGGGGAGCATCTCAAGGATGATAAGCGCTGGAAGTATGGCATCCCGCCGACCGGGAATGCGAACTATGCCTGGATTCAACACATGGTGGCGCACCTCTCGCCCAAGGGGAAGGCAGGTTTCGTTCTAGCGAATGGCTCCATGTCCAGCAACTCAGGAGGGGAGGGGGAGATTCGCAAAGCACTGATCGAGGCCGACTTGGTGGACTGCATTGTCGCGCTCCCTGGTCAGCTCTTCTTCACGACCCAGATCCCTGTGTGTCTGTGGTTTCTGAGCCGCAAGAAGAAGTTCCCCAGAGAGACGCTCTTCGTTGATGCTCGCAAGCTGGGGCGGATGGAGAATCGAACGCTCAAGACGCTGGATGATGCGGACATCGAGAAGATCGCTAAGACCTACCACGCTTGGCAGGAGGACAGCGAAGACTACAATAACGAGCCGGGATTCTGCTTCAGCGCGACCATCGAGGAGATGGAGAAGCAGGGCTTTGTGCTGACTCCGGGGCGCTATGTCGGTGCGGCAGAGGAGGAAGTGGACGAGAACGCCGAGCCCTTCGATGCGAAGATGCAACGGCTGGCAGGCAAGCTCACGGAGCAGTTTGCCAAGTCAGATCAGCTGGAGGCGACGATTCAAGAGAACCTGCGGAGGATGGGATATGCAAAGTAA
- a CDS encoding WGR domain-containing protein, whose amino-acid sequence MPEATSREKEATSPDPNPSPERIFLCTEGDASKFWRVKVAGSIQKVRYGRIGTEGHELVKTFEGPVAAGKATQKLIAEKLGKGYREVSENEATAAHEAERSDAGTAHVKPKSRRSGKALVVGLQQLTLSFDEARDETEMQMQMQPIPQVSLSTPKPPPALALEF is encoded by the coding sequence GTGCCAGAAGCCACATCAAGAGAGAAAGAAGCAACATCGCCTGATCCCAATCCTAGTCCAGAGCGGATCTTCCTGTGCACCGAGGGCGATGCCAGCAAGTTCTGGCGTGTGAAGGTTGCGGGCAGTATTCAGAAGGTTCGCTACGGCCGAATCGGCACCGAGGGGCATGAGTTGGTCAAGACCTTCGAGGGGCCAGTGGCGGCGGGCAAAGCCACACAGAAGCTCATCGCAGAGAAGCTGGGTAAGGGCTACCGCGAGGTCTCAGAAAATGAAGCCACAGCAGCACACGAAGCGGAGCGATCCGACGCCGGGACTGCGCACGTCAAGCCCAAGTCCCGCCGCTCGGGGAAAGCTCTGGTTGTGGGCTTGCAGCAACTCACCCTGTCTTTTGACGAGGCGAGGGACGAGACTGAGATGCAGATGCAGATGCAACCTATACCTCAGGTTTCCCTCTCGACACCCAAGCCACCGCCCGCCTTGGCCCTTGAGTTCTGA
- a CDS encoding restriction endonuclease produces MPVLKQVWPMLLLLAGVKLLTLVPGILKGRRLAASGIHDIDQMDGKTFEECLGAIFSRQGYAVEVTPYRGDWGADLVLVKGRVRTVVQAKRYKKSVGVRAVQEAVAAKAKYRCSEAMVVTNSTFTKQAVELARANKVTLVDREQLVSQLLRQKGTPLKQAA; encoded by the coding sequence GTGCCCGTACTCAAACAAGTCTGGCCGATGCTCTTGCTTCTTGCCGGTGTCAAGCTCCTCACCCTCGTTCCCGGCATCCTCAAAGGCCGTCGCCTCGCGGCATCGGGAATCCACGACATCGACCAGATGGACGGTAAGACCTTCGAGGAGTGCCTTGGGGCGATTTTCTCCCGCCAAGGCTACGCTGTCGAAGTAACGCCCTATCGCGGCGACTGGGGCGCGGATCTGGTTCTGGTCAAGGGGAGAGTTCGCACCGTGGTTCAGGCCAAGCGCTACAAGAAGAGCGTCGGGGTGCGGGCGGTACAAGAGGCGGTCGCGGCGAAGGCCAAGTACAGATGCTCCGAGGCGATGGTGGTGACCAATAGCACCTTCACCAAGCAGGCGGTAGAGCTGGCAAGAGCCAACAAAGTCACGCTCGTGGATCGTGAGCAACTCGTGTCTCAGCTCCTCAGGCAGAAGGGCACTCCCCTCAAACAAGCCGCGTAG
- a CDS encoding helix-turn-helix domain-containing protein, translated as MPTPLISTPEPVPFPWLGDLLIAVRKQQGITQTELAERIGSHQAAIARWEGGKYRLAEIETILTIAHALGLELLVTAVPRKADPLKT; from the coding sequence ATGCCTACGCCACTCATCTCTACCCCTGAGCCTGTTCCTTTCCCTTGGCTTGGTGATCTACTGATCGCTGTTCGTAAGCAGCAGGGTATAACCCAGACCGAACTTGCCGAGCGCATCGGCAGTCACCAGGCAGCAATCGCTAGATGGGAGGGAGGCAAATATCGCTTGGCAGAGATCGAGACGATCCTTACCATTGCCCATGCTCTTGGTCTAGAACTTTTGGTGACCGCCGTACCCAGAAAAGCCGATCCACTCAAAACATAG
- a CDS encoding DNA-methyltransferase produces MSGEVKTELPGGILYHEDALELLATLESASFDAIVTDPPYCSGGLTASERARPASVKYVQTRQKTTWPDFESESMDQNAWAQWTYRWLKECKRVAKDGAPIVIFIDWRQLPLMTTLLQWAGWRWLGVAVWDKTEACRPQRGRFAAQAEYIVWGAKGRLPPKRHVGSLPGVFRYRVEVPGVKLHMTGKPLALMEDLLRIVKPGGIIVDPFSGSGTTLLAARNLQLGYIGIEASHIYYEIAKKRLKY; encoded by the coding sequence ATGAGCGGGGAAGTTAAAACAGAGCTTCCGGGTGGCATCCTCTACCATGAAGATGCTCTAGAGCTGCTTGCCACCCTTGAGAGCGCCAGCTTCGATGCCATTGTGACCGACCCGCCTTACTGCTCAGGAGGGCTCACTGCAAGCGAAAGAGCACGACCTGCCTCAGTCAAGTACGTTCAGACCCGCCAGAAAACGACTTGGCCGGACTTTGAAAGCGAGAGCATGGATCAGAACGCATGGGCGCAGTGGACATACCGCTGGCTCAAGGAGTGTAAGCGGGTCGCCAAAGACGGAGCGCCCATCGTGATCTTCATAGATTGGCGTCAACTACCCCTCATGACTACACTCCTGCAATGGGCGGGGTGGCGCTGGCTTGGCGTCGCGGTCTGGGACAAGACCGAAGCTTGTAGGCCGCAGAGAGGAAGGTTTGCAGCGCAAGCCGAGTACATCGTCTGGGGGGCTAAAGGTAGGCTCCCTCCAAAGCGGCACGTTGGAAGCCTTCCTGGAGTCTTTCGCTATCGGGTTGAGGTGCCAGGTGTGAAGCTCCATATGACGGGCAAGCCACTCGCACTTATGGAGGATCTCCTCCGGATTGTAAAGCCGGGTGGAATCATCGTTGACCCATTCTCTGGCTCTGGAACTACCTTACTAGCAGCAAGAAATCTTCAGTTAGGCTACATCGGCATAGAAGCAAGTCATATCTACTATGAGATTGCAAAAAAGCGCTTAAAGTATTGA
- a CDS encoding replication protein: MVPVPAIYIDYVMPALTDVEWRVLLVVIRQTIGWVFEEGGSPARKERDWLSHSQLKARTGKGGDAISRSIDSLVRYGLIVVEREDGRVVTNAQERRRVRHRLYYRLGQLPYPTGEGEQ; this comes from the coding sequence GTGGTGCCAGTTCCCGCGATCTACATCGACTATGTCATGCCCGCCCTCACCGACGTTGAGTGGCGCGTCTTGCTGGTCGTGATCCGTCAGACTATCGGCTGGGTTTTTGAGGAGGGCGGCTCGCCAGCTCGCAAAGAGCGCGACTGGCTCTCTCACAGCCAGCTCAAGGCTCGAACGGGCAAGGGGGGCGATGCGATAAGCCGCTCCATCGACAGCCTCGTGCGCTATGGCCTGATCGTCGTCGAGCGCGAGGACGGGCGCGTCGTCACCAATGCCCAAGAGCGGCGCAGAGTTCGCCACAGGCTTTACTACCGGCTCGGGCAGCTCCCATACCCCACAGGGGAGGGTGAGCAGTGA
- a CDS encoding metal-dependent hydrolase, which produces MTWRTHFMGGIVSLWLLPLGTPYWSVALAIVFASIGSLLPDLDARESKLSNVQVGGITPLKPAAYALNRRLGHRGPMHSLLGLFFVAVIFGIPLGLFLDPLAGIGLVLGYLSHLLLDACTKSGIPLYWPKPGKIHLLPSGFRVVTGSWQEDLVFLLLTFAATGFLLGQLFTSSNRISNDSTTSPFITQYQSTIHQSS; this is translated from the coding sequence GTGACCTGGCGGACGCACTTCATGGGCGGGATCGTGAGCCTCTGGCTCTTGCCACTGGGCACCCCTTACTGGTCGGTCGCGCTGGCTATCGTCTTTGCCTCGATAGGGAGCCTCTTGCCTGATCTGGATGCCAGAGAGTCTAAGCTCTCCAACGTCCAAGTTGGCGGGATCACCCCCCTCAAGCCCGCGGCTTATGCCCTGAACCGACGACTCGGCCATAGGGGACCGATGCACTCGCTTCTAGGACTGTTCTTTGTCGCCGTCATCTTTGGCATTCCTCTTGGGCTCTTCCTTGATCCGTTAGCTGGAATTGGGCTGGTTCTGGGCTACCTGTCTCATCTACTGCTCGATGCCTGCACCAAGAGTGGGATTCCCCTCTACTGGCCCAAGCCTGGCAAAATTCACCTGCTTCCTTCGGGCTTCCGCGTCGTCACTGGCTCCTGGCAAGAGGATCTCGTCTTTCTGCTACTTACCTTCGCCGCTACCGGCTTCTTGCTGGGGCAGCTATTCACCTCATCCAACCGTATCTCAAATGACTCAACGACATCACCTTTCATCACCCAATACCAATCAACTATCCATCAATCATCTTGA
- a CDS encoding restriction endonuclease — protein sequence MNLPIPNKLQQRLLRLPFDAYLRLLSLLLTRLGYQDVQLAGRTDWKGRNKGGGYDLTATLPGGLYPRRIVIQAKQFDKDSRIFQRHADELRGAAIRVSAAEAVLITSGPISKSIDAVGLCLPILPIRLMGGEQLLELLVKHQIGVTPSGELDEALFKELEREAKGNRQSDCIGSSELLLTVALKHVPKKRL from the coding sequence ATGAACTTGCCTATCCCAAACAAACTCCAGCAACGACTGCTGAGGCTCCCTTTCGATGCCTACCTAAGACTACTCTCCCTTCTCCTAACTCGCCTTGGCTACCAAGACGTTCAGCTCGCAGGCCGAACCGACTGGAAAGGGCGAAACAAGGGCGGTGGCTACGACCTCACGGCAACTCTGCCCGGCGGTCTCTACCCCCGTCGCATTGTCATTCAGGCAAAGCAGTTTGATAAGGACTCGCGCATCTTTCAGCGCCATGCCGACGAGCTGCGTGGTGCTGCCATTCGGGTAAGCGCTGCCGAAGCCGTTCTCATCACCAGTGGCCCCATCTCCAAGTCCATTGATGCAGTAGGGCTCTGCCTACCCATCCTGCCCATTCGCCTCATGGGTGGGGAGCAACTTCTGGAGCTTCTCGTCAAGCACCAGATCGGGGTCACGCCAAGCGGCGAGCTCGACGAGGCGCTCTTCAAGGAGCTGGAGCGAGAAGCTAAGGGCAACCGCCAGAGCGACTGCATCGGCTCGTCGGAGCTACTGCTTACCGTCGCCCTCAAGCACGTACCTAAAAAGCGTCTGTGA
- a CDS encoding DUF932 domain-containing protein codes for MNLDEVCDRVSADDAGKHDHLVAIHEVSMQHGRLYWPGADDDGFGFALSPWAMGQACTKLGMPAAYFGRCPKELQDTQWNFWKGIPEELRKKAGGDGGQQWTIRAKNSEVRGVLSARYEKLDNRQLLNALLPAIAGSGHEVKLFDLTSESLHLRLIDPRMSRLALPGDPLIVAIHIANSEVGLRAVTVDACIFREVCTNGMVRKIAGRSMLKQRHIHVVGEQFVPLLQDAIAQARLVAAAFIEQMILSTKTIVPDPARAIEVLADAWKLSKQTAEYIKFGLYGETHQDTLYGLVNAVTNAAQRLSVEGRYELETLASVLIDTTSESRADQALRTRILSPKGGLLV; via the coding sequence ATGAACCTCGATGAGGTCTGCGACCGCGTGAGCGCAGACGATGCAGGTAAGCACGATCACCTCGTAGCTATCCATGAAGTCTCCATGCAGCACGGACGCCTCTATTGGCCTGGTGCTGATGACGATGGTTTCGGCTTTGCCCTCTCCCCCTGGGCGATGGGCCAAGCCTGTACCAAGCTCGGAATGCCTGCCGCCTACTTCGGGCGTTGCCCCAAGGAGCTGCAAGATACCCAGTGGAATTTTTGGAAAGGCATTCCCGAGGAGCTACGCAAGAAAGCTGGTGGTGATGGTGGGCAACAGTGGACCATCCGAGCCAAGAACTCGGAGGTACGCGGCGTGCTCTCTGCTCGCTACGAGAAGCTCGATAACCGTCAGCTCCTGAACGCTCTCTTGCCAGCCATCGCGGGAAGCGGCCACGAAGTGAAGCTCTTTGACCTAACCAGCGAGAGCCTCCACCTGCGCCTGATTGATCCTCGCATGTCTCGGCTTGCCCTACCTGGAGACCCACTCATCGTTGCGATCCATATCGCAAACAGTGAAGTAGGACTTCGGGCCGTGACGGTGGACGCCTGCATCTTCAGGGAAGTCTGCACCAACGGTATGGTTCGCAAGATCGCGGGGCGAAGTATGCTCAAGCAGCGGCATATACATGTCGTGGGTGAGCAGTTCGTTCCTCTTTTGCAAGATGCCATCGCGCAAGCTCGGCTTGTCGCGGCGGCCTTCATCGAGCAGATGATCCTCTCTACCAAGACCATCGTTCCTGACCCAGCCCGTGCTATCGAAGTGCTGGCGGATGCCTGGAAGCTCTCCAAGCAGACCGCCGAGTACATCAAGTTCGGGCTGTACGGCGAGACGCATCAGGACACGCTCTACGGGCTAGTAAATGCCGTTACCAACGCCGCTCAGCGGTTGTCGGTGGAAGGGCGCTACGAGCTTGAAACGCTGGCGAGTGTCCTTATCGACACAACCAGCGAGAGCCGAGCCGACCAGGCGCTACGCACCCGGATTCTCTCCCCCAAAGGAGGGCTACTCGTGTGA
- a CDS encoding recombinase family protein, with amino-acid sequence MNQTAAIICRVSSKEQEDGYSLDAQEHLLRDFSTKRGFDVPLMLRLSETASKHLRRKKFKAFMDEVNRTKIQHIVVEKVDRLTRSGLKEGVMIDDWLETDANRHLHCVKDGIDLHKFSRSGDKLNWGMRVVLAKNYTDNLREEIRKSTDAMLRQGIWPNKTPIGYIRNKANPRSPIQLDPVRAPLIAQMFSLYDTGEWSVQRLSEHLYKEGLRTKMDRQIYSSHIHLMLKDPFYVGKMLFEGKLWEGVHPPIVSHELFDRVQRRINRPNMGVGATLKQRHDHLYRGLVFCSGCGKRLTWEIQKGHTYGYCRQKKSCTERASIREDALDSELLPYLDAFTLTTPKMAEWLRIALKAAHQDERSRHEESREELERLLSKADQRLSRLLDMRIDDSITEQDFDRKKHEISHDKELIIERLSNVSERQMGFMDDISTLISLTQNCAIQFSQASPDRKRTVLRKMFSSVSISPMGTVVEYTELFSNLLDVIQDIKSSKTLFSPQNKIIDFEPEEISSEKEKKDNLDLGHPFWLRMRDEFRTFTNESTNWKKLVTNILCISQKDIDSVFLDFHEL; translated from the coding sequence ATGAATCAAACAGCAGCAATTATATGTCGAGTTAGTTCAAAAGAACAAGAAGATGGTTATAGTCTCGATGCCCAAGAGCATCTCTTGCGTGATTTTAGTACAAAACGAGGCTTTGATGTACCACTCATGTTAAGACTTTCGGAGACAGCATCAAAACATCTACGCCGAAAGAAGTTCAAGGCATTCATGGATGAGGTCAATAGGACTAAAATCCAGCACATTGTGGTCGAGAAGGTAGATCGCCTGACTCGCTCAGGATTAAAAGAGGGGGTAATGATCGATGACTGGCTTGAGACCGATGCAAATCGCCACCTCCACTGCGTAAAGGATGGTATCGATCTGCACAAATTCTCCCGATCAGGAGACAAACTTAACTGGGGAATGCGCGTCGTCCTTGCAAAGAACTACACTGACAATCTGCGCGAGGAAATACGCAAATCTACTGATGCCATGCTCAGACAAGGGATCTGGCCTAACAAGACCCCCATCGGCTATATCCGCAATAAAGCAAACCCCAGAAGCCCTATTCAACTAGACCCTGTGAGGGCTCCCTTGATTGCTCAGATGTTCTCTCTTTATGACACGGGGGAGTGGTCTGTTCAGCGCCTATCAGAGCACCTTTATAAAGAAGGGCTCAGAACAAAGATGGATCGCCAGATTTACTCAAGCCACATTCATCTCATGCTCAAGGATCCTTTCTACGTCGGAAAGATGTTATTTGAGGGCAAGCTTTGGGAGGGTGTTCATCCTCCAATCGTGTCCCACGAGTTGTTTGACCGAGTACAGCGCAGGATCAATCGCCCTAACATGGGAGTGGGTGCAACCCTAAAGCAGCGCCACGACCATCTCTATCGCGGCCTCGTCTTTTGCTCAGGGTGTGGAAAACGCCTAACTTGGGAAATCCAAAAAGGACACACATATGGCTATTGTCGGCAGAAAAAGAGCTGTACAGAGCGAGCCTCTATTCGTGAGGATGCTCTCGATTCAGAGCTGCTACCTTATCTAGATGCTTTTACTTTGACAACTCCAAAGATGGCCGAATGGCTACGTATTGCACTAAAAGCAGCACACCAAGATGAGCGATCACGACATGAGGAAAGCCGAGAAGAACTCGAGCGATTGCTCTCTAAGGCCGATCAACGGCTGAGCCGTCTACTCGATATGCGAATCGATGATTCGATCACCGAGCAAGACTTTGATCGCAAAAAACACGAGATCTCCCACGATAAAGAACTCATTATCGAACGTCTTAGCAACGTCTCTGAGAGGCAGATGGGCTTTATGGATGACATATCAACCTTGATTAGCCTGACGCAAAACTGCGCCATACAGTTTTCTCAAGCATCACCAGACAGAAAGCGAACAGTTCTACGAAAAATGTTTTCCAGTGTAAGCATTTCCCCAATGGGAACGGTTGTTGAGTATACGGAACTATTTAGTAACCTGTTAGATGTAATACAGGATATAAAAAGTTCGAAAACCTTATTTTCACCCCAAAATAAAATTATAGATTTCGAACCGGAAGAAATTAGCTCTGAGAAAGAAAAAAAGGACAACCTAGACCTAGGTCATCCCTTTTGGCTGAGGATGAGGGATGAGTTTCGAACTTTTACCAATGAATCTACCAATTGGAAAAAATTAGTTACTAATATTCTTTGTATTTCTCAAAAAGATATAGACTCAGTATTTTTAGATTTTCATGAACTTTAA